One window from the genome of Jeotgalibaca sp. MA1X17-3 encodes:
- a CDS encoding DEAD/DEAH box helicase: MNFEIIPKNEIMEETFSEATYQKGENLFRGNRVGSLKLTHQENSVMIKTIVKGSKSYEVACINDQIHHSLSYECTCPAFEKYMGACKHIVATMLQYNELVENNPQETQKLTEASSESQVSVPKNEEYRGARYLLNKMSDYLDSHTGYTGRKKVNFEYQFSFEALENEEESSLRIKVGTEKLYQVKDIEQNARYFLEEKSIAFGKNFDYDPAEHYIAAKDREMLHLLLELKDYRFQSYYYYSYRSGNKSEMEIPAIFVKSMLLKVLQMEYYKVKLRHRADGTNNQNFENPIIHMEGEAVLPIPLQLTQDSGSEGDDYHFSIKDANEHTFLLYPSQKILIKENEFYYLTDEEILMLEAVLTAFAENDEKELKIPRKMIRDYMTQTIPSLQQKFPVEITEEIQEQFQKRPLLAKMLLDWQDDALYMDIEFHYGDQFYRPMASQVDKQELPDTLLLDVEKEGKILNAIYDFEFDFEMEDSSIVLSQPDEIYRFLFEAIPVLKEWMEVYTSSNVEHMLYSPAWEPKLVVDLDKKSNLLQITFDMEGIEEEDLQGIMHDLMAKRKYRKLTNGKLVNLQDRAFQEYKGTLEQMDIAVKDVKREMNVPLHKVFSLNEETMERAELKNPIREFLMQLDSVEETHYPLPEKLQANLRPYQVEGFQWLKTLDKYGFGGILADDMGLGKTVQALTFIASSLEEQTKPILVVCPSSVLYNWQKESTQFIPGVESILIAGTKTEREESVAKALEENIPLWITSYPVLIRDMELYEEVHFKSIFFDEAQIVKNNTAKTTKAARLLHAQNKFALSGTPLENQLGEIYSIYSIVVPGLFGTQKAFKQMDMEQIIRKIRPFLLRRLKKEVLTELPDKVESVEYISLSDEQRNLYLSQWKLVKNETAELVEKGTLNENRIKVLAGLTRLRQICCDPRLVNSDYKGNSAKLERLLEYLKTARENGKRVVLFSQFTQMLALIQNELKKEGRDYFYLDGSTPNLERLELTSRFNEGEKDLFLISLRAGGTGLNLTGGDTVILYDSWWNPAVESQATDRVHRYGQKKMVQVIRMICTGTIEERINELQEQKRELIDQVITDGKQSITSLTKEELMDILSD, from the coding sequence ATGAATTTTGAAATCATACCTAAAAATGAAATCATGGAAGAGACCTTCAGTGAAGCAACCTATCAAAAGGGCGAAAATTTGTTTCGTGGTAATCGAGTAGGTTCTTTAAAACTGACGCACCAAGAAAATAGCGTAATGATTAAGACGATTGTAAAAGGTTCCAAAAGCTATGAAGTTGCATGTATAAATGATCAAATCCATCATTCACTTTCTTATGAATGTACATGTCCTGCTTTTGAAAAGTATATGGGAGCATGCAAGCACATCGTAGCAACGATGCTTCAATATAATGAACTAGTAGAAAATAACCCTCAGGAAACTCAAAAACTAACAGAAGCTAGTAGTGAAAGCCAAGTGTCTGTTCCTAAAAACGAAGAATATCGAGGTGCACGTTACCTTTTAAATAAAATGTCAGATTATCTTGATTCTCATACAGGGTATACCGGTCGTAAAAAAGTGAATTTTGAGTATCAATTTTCGTTTGAAGCATTAGAAAATGAAGAAGAAAGTTCCTTACGAATCAAAGTAGGAACGGAAAAACTTTATCAAGTAAAAGACATTGAACAAAATGCCCGTTACTTTTTAGAAGAAAAATCAATTGCCTTTGGTAAGAACTTTGATTATGATCCAGCAGAACATTATATTGCAGCTAAGGATAGAGAGATGCTTCATCTTTTATTAGAATTAAAAGATTATCGTTTTCAATCTTACTACTATTACTCCTATCGCAGTGGCAACAAGAGTGAGATGGAAATCCCAGCTATTTTTGTAAAAAGTATGCTGCTAAAAGTATTACAAATGGAGTATTATAAAGTGAAATTACGTCATCGAGCTGATGGTACCAATAATCAAAATTTTGAAAATCCAATCATCCATATGGAAGGGGAAGCTGTTTTACCTATTCCTCTTCAATTAACACAGGATAGTGGAAGTGAAGGGGACGATTATCATTTCTCTATTAAAGATGCTAATGAACATACCTTTTTATTATATCCTAGTCAAAAAATCCTTATAAAAGAAAATGAATTTTACTACTTAACAGACGAAGAGATTTTAATGTTGGAAGCTGTTTTAACTGCTTTTGCGGAAAATGATGAAAAGGAACTGAAAATTCCACGAAAAATGATTCGTGATTATATGACTCAAACCATTCCATCTTTGCAACAAAAATTCCCAGTTGAAATTACTGAAGAAATTCAGGAACAGTTTCAAAAGAGACCGCTCCTAGCGAAGATGCTTCTTGACTGGCAAGATGATGCACTATATATGGATATTGAATTTCATTATGGAGATCAGTTCTACAGGCCAATGGCTTCTCAAGTAGATAAACAGGAGCTACCCGATACATTATTATTGGATGTGGAGAAAGAAGGGAAAATTCTCAACGCCATTTATGATTTTGAATTTGACTTTGAAATGGAAGACTCTAGTATTGTTTTATCTCAACCAGATGAAATTTATCGTTTTCTGTTTGAAGCAATTCCAGTTTTAAAGGAATGGATGGAAGTATATACCTCTTCGAACGTAGAACATATGCTTTATTCACCTGCTTGGGAACCTAAACTAGTAGTAGATTTAGATAAGAAGAGTAATCTCCTTCAAATCACGTTTGATATGGAGGGGATAGAAGAAGAAGATTTACAAGGGATCATGCATGATCTGATGGCAAAAAGGAAATATAGAAAACTAACAAACGGGAAATTAGTCAATCTACAAGATCGGGCTTTTCAAGAGTACAAAGGTACATTAGAGCAAATGGATATTGCTGTAAAAGATGTGAAAAGAGAAATGAATGTCCCCCTTCATAAAGTTTTTTCATTAAATGAAGAAACGATGGAGCGGGCAGAGCTCAAGAATCCTATTCGCGAGTTTCTTATGCAACTAGATTCTGTAGAAGAAACCCATTATCCGTTACCTGAAAAATTACAAGCAAACCTACGGCCGTATCAAGTCGAAGGCTTTCAATGGCTAAAAACGTTGGATAAATATGGCTTTGGCGGGATTTTGGCAGATGATATGGGACTTGGAAAAACAGTCCAAGCGCTGACCTTTATTGCTTCTTCTCTAGAAGAGCAAACCAAACCAATTCTAGTCGTTTGCCCGTCCAGTGTACTTTATAATTGGCAAAAAGAAAGTACACAATTTATTCCAGGTGTAGAAAGTATTTTGATTGCGGGCACAAAGACTGAAAGAGAAGAGTCAGTAGCAAAAGCATTAGAAGAAAATATTCCTTTATGGATTACCTCGTACCCGGTCTTAATCCGTGACATGGAATTATATGAAGAGGTTCACTTCAAAAGTATTTTCTTTGATGAGGCTCAAATTGTTAAAAACAATACTGCAAAAACAACAAAGGCAGCTCGACTCCTTCATGCACAAAATAAATTTGCATTAAGTGGAACGCCGCTTGAAAATCAATTAGGAGAAATTTATTCCATTTATTCTATTGTTGTACCAGGATTATTCGGTACTCAAAAGGCCTTTAAACAAATGGATATGGAGCAAATTATCCGTAAAATACGTCCGTTCTTATTGCGTAGATTGAAAAAAGAAGTACTAACTGAATTGCCAGATAAAGTTGAATCCGTAGAATATATTAGTTTGTCGGATGAACAAAGGAATTTATACTTATCACAATGGAAATTGGTTAAAAATGAAACGGCTGAACTGGTGGAAAAAGGTACACTCAATGAGAATCGTATCAAAGTCTTGGCAGGATTAACTCGCTTACGACAGATTTGTTGTGATCCAAGATTGGTAAATTCTGATTATAAAGGAAACTCTGCCAAATTGGAGCGATTATTGGAATACTTGAAAACTGCCAGAGAAAATGGGAAAAGAGTTGTTCTATTTTCTCAATTTACTCAAATGCTTGCATTGATTCAGAATGAACTAAAAAAAGAGGGACGAGATTATTTTTATTTGGATGGGAGTACTCCTAACCTAGAACGTTTAGAATTAACGAGTCGCTTCAATGAAGGAGAAAAAGATTTGTTCCTTATTTCCTTGCGAGCTGGGGGAACGGGATTAAACTTGACTGGTGGAGATACGGTTATTCTATATGACTCTTGGTGGAATCCAGCTGTTGAAAGTCAAGCAACTGATCGTGTCCATCGTTATGGGCAAAAGAAAATGGTGCAAGTTATTCGAATGATTTGTACAGGAACCATTGAAGAAAGAATCAATGAGTTGCAAGAACAAAAAAGAGAATTAATCGATCAGGTTATTACAGATGGAAAGCAATCCATCACAAGCCTGACAAAAGAGGAATTAATGGATATTCTATCTGATTAA
- a CDS encoding amino acid ABC transporter ATP-binding protein: MIKLKNVNKYFGANHVLKDINLEVAEGEKIVIIGPSGSGKSTTVRCMNFLEQPTSGEVYVDGEQLTEKNKLTMARSTSAMVFQQFNLYPHMTVLGNLTLGLMKLQKKSKKEADEIAFKFLDTVGLREKADAYPAMLSGGQQQRVAIARALCSQKKVILFDEPTSALDPETVQEVLDVMIKLSEMNITMVVVTHEMGFAKKVADRVIFMDEGMIVEEGTPQHFFENPTNERTKSFLSKILR; the protein is encoded by the coding sequence TTGATCAAACTAAAAAATGTCAACAAATACTTTGGTGCGAATCATGTGTTAAAAGACATCAATTTGGAGGTGGCTGAAGGCGAGAAAATAGTAATTATCGGTCCCTCTGGCTCAGGAAAGAGTACTACGGTACGATGCATGAACTTTTTGGAGCAGCCAACCAGCGGAGAAGTTTACGTAGACGGTGAACAGTTGACTGAAAAAAATAAGTTAACAATGGCTCGAAGTACTTCTGCAATGGTATTTCAGCAATTTAACTTATATCCTCATATGACGGTATTAGGGAATTTGACTCTAGGTTTAATGAAACTGCAGAAAAAATCCAAAAAAGAAGCAGATGAAATTGCCTTTAAATTTTTAGATACAGTTGGCTTGAGAGAAAAGGCCGATGCTTATCCAGCCATGTTATCTGGAGGACAACAGCAACGTGTAGCAATTGCTCGTGCACTCTGTAGCCAAAAGAAAGTAATTTTATTTGATGAACCAACATCTGCACTTGATCCTGAAACGGTGCAAGAAGTACTGGATGTCATGATTAAGCTTTCAGAAATGAATATTACAATGGTTGTGGTAACCCATGAAATGGGATTTGCAAAAAAAGTAGCAGATCGTGTTATTTTTATGGATGAGGGAATGATTGTGGAAGAAGGAACACCACAACATTTCTTTGAAAATCCAACCAATGAACGAACGAAAAGTTTCTTGAGTAAAATACTTAGATAA
- a CDS encoding transporter substrate-binding domain-containing protein — translation MKKRSLWLSVVASTMLFLGACGGSSDGDTADSTTAGGTTNQVTVADIKEAGVLKVGVKEDVPGFGLRNTDSNEIEGYEIDLAKNIAKEILGDENAIELTPVTAKTRGPLLDNGEVNMIIATFTITEERKETYNFTDRYYEDAVGLLVKKSEGYAGLKDMDGATIGVSQSSTTKEAILAEAEQYGIELEFSEYATYPEIKAALDAGRLQAFSVDRSILAGYLDDASEILPDRFATQDYGVAIKKQNTELADYVNDLINEWEKDGMLADKQAEWGIGE, via the coding sequence ATGAAAAAGCGTTCATTATGGTTGAGTGTTGTTGCATCTACAATGTTATTTTTGGGGGCTTGTGGAGGAAGTAGTGATGGGGATACTGCAGATAGCACAACAGCAGGAGGTACTACTAATCAAGTTACGGTAGCGGATATTAAGGAAGCAGGAGTTCTAAAAGTAGGCGTAAAAGAAGATGTTCCTGGATTTGGTTTACGCAATACAGACTCAAATGAAATAGAAGGATATGAGATTGATCTAGCTAAAAATATTGCCAAAGAAATTTTAGGCGATGAAAATGCGATTGAATTGACTCCAGTTACCGCAAAAACTCGCGGACCTTTATTGGACAATGGCGAAGTAAATATGATTATTGCTACTTTTACGATTACGGAAGAGCGAAAAGAAACATATAATTTTACCGATCGCTACTATGAAGATGCTGTTGGATTACTTGTGAAGAAGTCTGAAGGATATGCAGGTTTGAAAGATATGGATGGAGCAACCATCGGAGTATCACAAAGTTCTACTACAAAAGAAGCAATTTTAGCGGAAGCAGAACAATACGGAATCGAATTAGAATTCTCAGAGTATGCTACGTATCCAGAAATCAAAGCAGCATTGGATGCAGGTAGACTTCAAGCCTTTAGTGTAGACCGTTCTATTTTGGCAGGATATCTAGATGATGCAAGTGAAATTTTACCGGATCGTTTTGCTACTCAAGATTATGGGGTTGCGATTAAGAAACAAAATACTGAACTAGCAGATTATGTAAATGATTTGATTAATGAGTGGGAAAAAGATGGTATGTTGGCTGACAAACAGGCAGAATGGGGCATTGGCGAGTGA
- a CDS encoding amino acid ABC transporter permease: MRSTNPFAFWRWESLFSEFGAIAKGFGRTLQISVLALLLALTVGIIIGVLSTSKNKPVVVLSRIYVEFFQNIPLVIQIFFLYNGLAIAGLLLSEFTIGVVGVGLYHGAYIGEVVRAGILAVPNGQHEASYSEGFTYVQTMRYIILPQIVKTILPPLTNQAVNLIKNTSVLAIIAGADLMYAADSYASYSLNYGPAYIVAGLLYFALCFPLATFARKYEEKLKREDWITIDTGIDLPEVME, from the coding sequence ATGAGAAGCACAAACCCATTTGCGTTTTGGCGGTGGGAAAGTCTGTTTAGCGAATTTGGTGCCATTGCGAAAGGGTTTGGAAGAACACTCCAAATTTCCGTACTGGCACTCCTTCTTGCTTTAACAGTGGGCATCATCATTGGAGTGCTCTCCACTTCCAAAAACAAACCAGTTGTCGTTCTGTCACGTATTTATGTGGAATTTTTCCAAAACATTCCTTTAGTCATCCAGATTTTCTTTCTATATAATGGACTAGCAATAGCTGGTTTGTTGCTTTCTGAGTTTACAATTGGAGTGGTAGGAGTAGGATTATATCATGGAGCCTACATTGGAGAAGTTGTTCGAGCAGGAATTTTAGCGGTCCCAAATGGGCAGCATGAAGCTTCCTATTCAGAAGGGTTCACCTATGTACAAACGATGCGTTATATCATACTTCCACAAATTGTAAAAACTATTTTACCACCGCTGACCAATCAAGCGGTGAATTTAATTAAAAACACTTCGGTATTAGCTATCATTGCTGGAGCAGATTTAATGTATGCTGCTGATTCTTATGCAAGTTACTCGTTAAATTATGGCCCAGCGTATATTGTAGCGGGACTTTTGTACTTTGCACTCTGTTTTCCATTGGCTACTTTTGCAAGGAAATATGAAGAGAAATTGAAGCGAGAAGACTGGATCACGATTGACACAGGAATTGATTTGCCGGAGGTGATGGAATGA
- a CDS encoding amino acid ABC transporter permease has translation MIESIQNIFTGSNLNFLMSGLQTSLLISVFVVLASILFGSFLGLLRNYERIFFGRIAGFYIELFRNTPLLLWMLFCAFLIPGLNLVIKGSIALFLYTSAVVAEIVRGGLNAIPKGQFEAANSQGFSFTQTLWYIILPQTFKMIIPSLLSQVITTFKDTSFLAGLGILEFTRSGQIVLAKVTKTSEVFLIFGFLALVYFLISFTLSSIVRRWHKKNATLT, from the coding sequence ATGATTGAATCCATACAAAATATTTTCACAGGTTCCAATCTAAACTTTTTAATGAGTGGATTGCAGACTTCCTTATTAATTTCTGTTTTTGTTGTTCTTGCTTCCATTCTTTTTGGATCATTTCTAGGTTTATTGCGGAATTACGAGAGAATATTTTTTGGTAGAATTGCTGGATTTTATATTGAATTATTCCGAAATACACCACTTTTACTTTGGATGCTTTTTTGTGCCTTTTTAATTCCAGGTTTAAACTTAGTTATTAAAGGTTCCATCGCTCTCTTTTTATATACTTCAGCGGTAGTAGCTGAAATTGTTCGTGGTGGGTTAAACGCTATTCCTAAAGGACAATTTGAAGCTGCAAATTCACAAGGATTTTCTTTTACACAAACCTTATGGTATATCATTCTTCCACAAACGTTTAAAATGATTATTCCTTCTTTGTTATCTCAAGTTATAACTACCTTTAAAGATACATCATTTTTAGCCGGCTTAGGTATTTTAGAATTTACTAGAAGTGGACAAATTGTATTGGCAAAAGTAACAAAAACTTCAGAGGTATTTCTTATCTTTGGATTTTTAGCACTGGTTTACTTTTTGATTTCCTTTACACTTTCTTCTATCGTAAGGCGTTGGCACAAAAAGAATGCAACATTAACTTAG
- a CDS encoding alpha/beta hydrolase fold domain-containing protein has protein sequence MNPLFRMFLKLISSPKIDMREDYLKIRKIQEILSIKPSKRYNIMDHQIYAEGNTHNIPVRVFHPQEKKHDDILLFFHGGGWVLGNIDTYTNDCIRMAEQTGRIVLSVDYRKAPEYPFPAGFDDCYRVADVLLHQLELTGIPNISYINLIGDSAGGNLVAAVSLRLRNEGKSFLRNKS, from the coding sequence ATGAATCCACTTTTCAGAATGTTTTTAAAATTAATATCTTCGCCAAAAATAGATATGCGAGAAGATTATTTAAAAATCAGAAAAATACAAGAAATTTTATCAATAAAGCCAAGTAAAAGATATAACATTATGGATCATCAAATTTATGCCGAAGGGAATACACACAATATTCCTGTGCGTGTCTTTCATCCTCAGGAAAAGAAACATGATGATATCTTATTATTTTTTCATGGTGGTGGATGGGTATTAGGAAATATTGATACGTACACAAACGATTGCATTCGCATGGCGGAACAAACAGGAAGAATTGTGTTGTCCGTAGATTACCGAAAAGCTCCGGAATATCCTTTCCCAGCTGGATTTGATGATTGTTATCGAGTGGCAGATGTCCTCCTTCATCAATTGGAATTAACAGGAATTCCAAATATTTCGTATATAAATTTAATTGGAGATTCTGCTGGAGGAAATCTAGTAGCTGCAGTTTCATTGAGATTGCGAAATGAAGGAAAAAGCTTCCTAAGAAACAAATCCTAA
- a CDS encoding alpha/beta hydrolase fold domain-containing protein, protein MNPVTYWDHKETAYFDSICENGYDYGLTSKKMQAYMEMYEPDEEIRKISYISPLMENDLTNQPDTFLLTAEFDPLRDEGEAYGKKLADAGNRVKVYRMYDTVHNFITGPMTLAPVQKAYQLINEFLNEGIDLERK, encoded by the coding sequence ATCAATCCTGTTACTTATTGGGATCATAAAGAAACGGCTTATTTTGATAGTATTTGTGAGAATGGATATGATTACGGCTTAACTTCTAAAAAGATGCAGGCCTATATGGAAATGTATGAGCCGGATGAAGAAATACGGAAGATTTCCTATATATCGCCATTGATGGAGAATGATCTTACAAATCAACCCGATACCTTTCTTCTTACTGCAGAATTTGATCCCCTTCGAGATGAAGGAGAAGCGTATGGTAAGAAATTAGCCGACGCTGGAAATAGAGTTAAAGTCTACCGTATGTATGATACCGTTCATAATTTTATAACGGGACCGATGACGTTGGCACCTGTTCAAAAAGCTTATCAACTAATCAATGAGTTTTTAAATGAAGGGATAGATTTGGAAAGGAAGTGA
- a CDS encoding alcohol acetyltransferase produces MESRMNRHRKKWVRLDNASNIFLAAMSPRDTKVFRISAEVTETVDPELLQEALNRTFDKYLLYHSVLRRGFFWYYLEESGLRPTVQLDNRPTCEALYHFDRKELLFRVVHWKKRISLEVFHILSDGTGAMWFFEDLLKEYILLRHPEIDANEEELPQINRSEDSFIRYFHKNEQRNFTESAQSAIQSLTEAGKVAGKYATAYGKKAKSLLMPVADRDKSGKKVYQVKGTYTPDSRPRIVEMEFPVKEVIQLAKKENISLTIYLTALFIEATRLSAKEFKGTETIAVSVPVNLRQFFPSHSARNFFSVTRLEYTYELEKENSIREISQELKRQFEPQLTKESLEGWLTKLIAFEYNPFARIAIRPIKDLMLKWINHQNNRNLTLAISNLGRVKFNEYVDPFIEQVYFHTVAVRPQFCAISHGEVLTVTFSSPYIETDIEQEFALMLTEKEIPITIAVNKVTQEELGGESK; encoded by the coding sequence TTGGAAAGCAGAATGAACAGGCACCGCAAAAAATGGGTGCGTTTGGATAATGCTTCTAATATCTTCTTGGCTGCAATGTCTCCGAGAGACACAAAAGTTTTTCGAATTAGTGCGGAGGTTACAGAAACAGTAGATCCGGAATTATTACAAGAAGCCCTGAATCGAACATTTGATAAATATTTACTTTATCACAGTGTTTTGAGAAGAGGATTCTTTTGGTATTATTTGGAAGAAAGTGGTCTAAGACCGACCGTTCAACTAGATAACCGACCTACTTGTGAGGCCTTGTATCACTTTGATCGCAAGGAACTTCTCTTTCGTGTAGTTCATTGGAAAAAAAGAATCAGTTTAGAAGTGTTTCATATTTTATCTGATGGTACCGGAGCCATGTGGTTTTTTGAAGATTTACTAAAGGAATATATTTTGTTGCGACACCCAGAAATCGATGCCAATGAAGAAGAACTTCCACAAATTAATCGCTCCGAAGATAGTTTTATCCGTTATTTTCATAAAAATGAACAACGAAATTTTACTGAATCTGCACAATCGGCTATTCAATCTTTGACGGAAGCAGGAAAGGTAGCTGGTAAGTATGCCACTGCTTATGGAAAAAAAGCTAAAAGCCTTTTGATGCCGGTAGCTGATCGTGATAAAAGTGGTAAAAAAGTATATCAAGTAAAAGGAACGTATACCCCAGATAGTCGGCCACGAATTGTAGAGATGGAATTTCCAGTAAAAGAAGTTATTCAATTAGCCAAAAAAGAAAATATCTCTTTAACAATTTATTTAACCGCACTATTTATAGAAGCGACTCGTCTTTCTGCAAAAGAGTTTAAAGGCACCGAAACGATTGCTGTTTCTGTGCCAGTGAATCTTCGTCAATTTTTCCCATCTCATTCCGCTCGTAATTTTTTTAGTGTGACCCGATTGGAATATACGTACGAATTAGAAAAGGAAAACTCGATTAGAGAGATTTCTCAGGAATTAAAGCGTCAGTTTGAGCCGCAGCTAACTAAAGAAAGCTTAGAAGGATGGCTAACTAAATTAATTGCTTTTGAATACAATCCTTTTGCTCGAATAGCTATTCGTCCGATAAAAGATTTGATGCTCAAATGGATCAATCATCAAAACAATCGAAATCTTACCTTAGCCATTTCCAATTTAGGTCGAGTTAAATTTAACGAGTATGTTGATCCTTTTATAGAGCAAGTATATTTTCATACGGTTGCTGTTCGTCCTCAATTTTGTGCGATTAGTCATGGTGAGGTTTTGACCGTTACGTTTTCTAGTCCCTATATTGAAACCGACATTGAACAAGAATTTGCTTTAATGCTTACTGAAAAAGAAATTCCAATTACCATTGCTGTTAATAAAGTTACGCAAGAGGAATTAGGAGGCGAATCTAAATGA
- a CDS encoding DUF6320 domain-containing protein, translating into MNYCPHCRVSVKGDWERCPLCDTKLEQREGERLASPYPNTPLRFDKQKATKYLLAVSFLIIIATYLLGLLWKGQVQGLQGALFGIMTMWLVVLIIIRKRRNLIKSIFYLLVSLSFVCAYFDYVIGWTGWSTTYAVPIICGASIIAMFLTIRFIKIKTGDYILYLMAAALVGLVPILFLFLDWVTKAWLAWISFGLSLIMLILIFIFQGKEIKKEFQKRMFI; encoded by the coding sequence ATGAACTACTGTCCTCACTGTCGTGTTTCTGTAAAAGGCGATTGGGAAAGGTGTCCTCTTTGTGATACTAAATTAGAACAAAGAGAAGGAGAAAGACTAGCTAGTCCCTATCCTAATACTCCTTTACGATTTGATAAACAAAAAGCAACGAAGTACCTGCTAGCCGTTTCTTTTTTAATAATCATCGCAACCTACTTGCTAGGACTTTTATGGAAAGGGCAAGTACAAGGATTACAAGGAGCTTTATTTGGGATTATGACGATGTGGTTAGTAGTATTAATTATTATTCGAAAACGACGGAATTTAATTAAAAGTATTTTCTACTTATTAGTATCTCTTTCTTTCGTTTGTGCGTACTTTGATTACGTCATTGGCTGGACAGGTTGGTCAACCACATACGCTGTGCCAATCATTTGTGGTGCTTCCATAATAGCCATGTTCTTAACCATCCGATTTATAAAAATAAAAACGGGGGATTATATTCTGTATTTAATGGCTGCAGCTTTAGTAGGGCTGGTTCCGATTCTCTTTTTATTTTTAGATTGGGTTACAAAAGCATGGCTAGCGTGGATTTCTTTTGGTTTAAGTCTAATTATGTTAATCCTCATTTTTATTTTTCAAGGAAAAGAAATTAAAAAAGAGTTTCAGAAAAGAATGTTTATTTGA
- a CDS encoding SDR family oxidoreductase, which translates to MQKEVAMITGASSGIGREMAKQLSKQGYELILMARREDRLKQIRAEVNTACEILSVDLSIPEECMNVYEKTKEKNITVLINCAGFGAFGTFTDIPLEKELQMIDVNIKAVHILTNLFLKDFRRKNKGSILNVSSVAGLLPAGPYMAAYYASKSYVTSLTLAIAQELADDKSDVYIGALCPGPVATEFNDVAEVSFGLSSISAKDCASYGLKKMFQKKTIIVPSTLVRLSSSASRLIPRKWVVAVTGNQQKKKNKNNK; encoded by the coding sequence ATGCAAAAAGAAGTTGCAATGATAACGGGAGCCAGCTCTGGTATCGGTCGAGAAATGGCTAAACAATTGAGCAAACAAGGTTATGAATTAATCTTGATGGCTCGTCGTGAAGACCGTTTAAAACAAATACGAGCAGAAGTGAATACCGCTTGTGAGATTCTCAGTGTAGATTTATCAATTCCAGAAGAATGCATGAATGTATATGAAAAAACAAAAGAAAAAAATATAACGGTTCTTATTAACTGTGCTGGATTTGGTGCTTTTGGAACTTTTACCGATATCCCTCTAGAAAAAGAATTACAAATGATTGATGTAAATATTAAAGCCGTTCATATTCTTACAAATCTTTTTTTGAAAGATTTTCGAAGAAAGAATAAAGGTTCTATTTTGAATGTTTCATCCGTAGCCGGATTACTTCCAGCTGGACCTTATATGGCGGCTTATTACGCGTCTAAGTCCTATGTAACCAGTCTTACATTAGCAATCGCTCAAGAGTTAGCAGATGATAAAAGTGACGTATACATAGGAGCATTGTGTCCTGGACCAGTTGCTACTGAATTTAATGACGTAGCAGAAGTCTCTTTTGGACTTTCTAGCATTTCAGCAAAGGACTGTGCATCATACGGATTAAAAAAAATGTTCCAAAAGAAAACGATTATTGTACCGAGTACACTTGTTCGTTTATCAAGCTCCGCATCCCGTTTGATTCCTAGAAAATGGGTAGTCGCCGTTACTGGCAATCAGCAAAAGAAAAAAAATAAAAATAACAAATAA